Proteins encoded in a region of the Pangasianodon hypophthalmus isolate fPanHyp1 chromosome 21, fPanHyp1.pri, whole genome shotgun sequence genome:
- the acot11a gene encoding acyl-coenzyme A thioesterase 11 isoform X2: MLPHAPMNKCISNPPFQTLSNSSCSFLGSIPPCISRMAELEEPDLVLEDGRVYRNPTEVKMSQIILPCHANHRKELSVGQLLKWMDSTACLSAERHAGCPCVTASVDDIHFEHTISVGQVVNIKAKVNRAFNSSMEVGIVVSCEDLYSNCHWKVCQAFATFVARHTGKDKVQLKPLVPYTHREKVEYSVAAERRRMRLLHVDIMKDLLSDTTFQAGLSEGVCEGQDEEEEVPTEKTRVESVELALPTHANHQVNTFGGQIMAWMENVATIAASRLCHAHPTLRTIDMFHFRGPSQVGDRVILKAIVNNTFKNSMEVGVCAEAYQGEEPLRHINSAFMTFEVLDEEDRPRPLPRIRPEPLDGKRRYQEAIARKKIRLDRKYIISCKHTEVPLSVPWDPSNQVYLSYNNVFALKMLAARNNWVLSSKKNNVSLYTLEENQSLCVRVESEVNVPAARAFLLLSDLSRRPEWDKHYKQCKLIIPVDDDDLIYHVLAPSVSEGGKDQDFILLASRRPPCDAGDPYVLAIRSVTLPTHPPTEDMNRGEMLCAGFTIYAVSENVSKISYYNQTNPGVLPYIATDIAGLSSSFCSIFFSCSQYLMDNRVEPSVISTTPL, encoded by the exons ATGCTGCCACATGCACCTATGAACAAGTGCATTTCAAACCCTCCTTTCCAAACCCTTTCCAACTCTTCCTGTTCTTTCCTGGGTTCAATCCCACCATGT ATCAGCAGGATGGCGGAGCTGGAAGAGCCGGACCTGGTCCTGGAGGACGGACGAGTGTATCGCAACCCCACGGAGGTGAAGATGAGCCAGATCATACTTCCCTGCCACGCCAACCATCGCAAGGAGCTGAGCGTGGGGCAGCTGCTCAAGTGGATGGACTCCACCGCCTGCCTCTCCG CTGAAAGACACGCGGGATGTCCCTGTGTCACAGCCTCTGTGGATGACATTCACTTTGAGCACACCATCAG cGTTGGACAAGTGGTTAACATCAAGGCTAAAGTCAACAGAGCTTTCAACTCAAGCatggag gtgGGGATAGTGGTGAGCTGTGAGGACCTGTACAGTAACTGCCACTGGAAAGTCTGCCAGGCTTTTGCCACCTTTGTGGCTCGACACACAGGTAAAGACAAG gttcaGCTGAAGCCGCTGGTCCCTTACACACACCGTGAGAAGGTGGAGTATAGTGTCGCCGCCGAGAGAAGGAGGATGAGGCTGTTGCATGTCGACATCATGAAAGATCTGCTGAGTGACACTACTTTCCAGGCGGGCCTTAGCGAGGGCGTGTGTG AGGGccaggatgaggaggaagaagtACCGACTGAGAAAACCCGAGTAGAGAGTGTAGAGCTGGCTCTGCCCACACACGCCAACCACCAGGTGAACACGTTCGGAGGCCAGATCATGGCGTGGATGGAAAACGTAGCCACCATTGCTGCCAG CCGGTTATGCCACGCCCACCCGACCCTGAGGACTATAGACATGTTCCACTTCAGAGGACCATCTCAAGTCGGAGACCGCGTGATCCTGAAAGCCATCGTCAACAACACTTTCAAGAACAG TATggaggtgggtgtgtgtgcagaggCGTATCAGGGGGAGGAGCCTCTGAGACACATTAACAGTGCGTTTATGACATTTGAGGTGTTGGATGAGgaggacaggccacgcccactacCCCGAATACGACCCGAACCGCTG GATGGAAAAAGGAGATACCAAGAGGCGATTGCCAGAAAGAAGATTCGACTCGACAG AAAATACATCATCTCCTGTAAGCATACTGAAGTGCCCTTGTCTGTCCCCTGGGACCCCAGTAACCAG GTGTATCTGAGCTACAATAACGTGTTTGCGCTCAAGATGTTAGCGGCCAGAAACAACTGGGTTCTCAGTTCTAAGAAGAACAAC GTGAGTCTGTACACTCTGGAGGAGAATCAGAGCCTTTGTGTCAGGGTTGAATCGGAGGTGAACGTTCCGGCAGCGAGAGCTTTCCTCCTGCTCTCAGATCTCAGCCGCAGGCCCGAATGGGATAAGCACTACAA ACAGTGCAAGCTCATCATCCCAGTCGATGACGATGATCTGATCTACCACGTTCTTGCTCCATCTGTGAGCGAAGGAGGAAAAGATCAGGATTTCATCCTGCTCGCCTCCAGGAGGCCACCGTGTGATGCTGG ggATCCATATGTTCTTGCTATACGTTCGGTCACTCTTCCCACACACCCTCCAACGGAGGACATGAACAGGGGGGAGATGCTTTGTGCAGGATTCACCATTTACGCTGTGTCCGAAAACGTATCAAAG ATCTCTTACTACAACCAGACCAATCCGGGCGTGTTGCCGTACATCGCCACGGACATCGCCGGACTCTCGTCCAGTTTCTGTTCCATCTTCTTTTCCTGCAGCCAGTACCTGATGGACAACAGAGTCGAACCTTCCGTCATCTCGACCACACCTCTGTAG
- the acot11a gene encoding acyl-coenzyme A thioesterase 11 isoform X1, whose product MFFHTQISRMAELEEPDLVLEDGRVYRNPTEVKMSQIILPCHANHRKELSVGQLLKWMDSTACLSAERHAGCPCVTASVDDIHFEHTISVGQVVNIKAKVNRAFNSSMEVGIVVSCEDLYSNCHWKVCQAFATFVARHTGKDKVQLKPLVPYTHREKVEYSVAAERRRMRLLHVDIMKDLLSDTTFQAGLSEGVCEGQDEEEEVPTEKTRVESVELALPTHANHQVNTFGGQIMAWMENVATIAASRLCHAHPTLRTIDMFHFRGPSQVGDRVILKAIVNNTFKNSMEVGVCAEAYQGEEPLRHINSAFMTFEVLDEEDRPRPLPRIRPEPLDGKRRYQEAIARKKIRLDRKYIISCKHTEVPLSVPWDPSNQVYLSYNNVFALKMLAARNNWVLSSKKNNVSLYTLEENQSLCVRVESEVNVPAARAFLLLSDLSRRPEWDKHYKQCKLIIPVDDDDLIYHVLAPSVSEGGKDQDFILLASRRPPCDAGDPYVLAIRSVTLPTHPPTEDMNRGEMLCAGFTIYAVSENVSKISYYNQTNPGVLPYIATDIAGLSSSFCSIFFSCSQYLMDNRVEPSVISTTPL is encoded by the exons ATGTTCTTCCACACTCAGATCAGCAGGATGGCGGAGCTGGAAGAGCCGGACCTGGTCCTGGAGGACGGACGAGTGTATCGCAACCCCACGGAGGTGAAGATGAGCCAGATCATACTTCCCTGCCACGCCAACCATCGCAAGGAGCTGAGCGTGGGGCAGCTGCTCAAGTGGATGGACTCCACCGCCTGCCTCTCCG CTGAAAGACACGCGGGATGTCCCTGTGTCACAGCCTCTGTGGATGACATTCACTTTGAGCACACCATCAG cGTTGGACAAGTGGTTAACATCAAGGCTAAAGTCAACAGAGCTTTCAACTCAAGCatggag gtgGGGATAGTGGTGAGCTGTGAGGACCTGTACAGTAACTGCCACTGGAAAGTCTGCCAGGCTTTTGCCACCTTTGTGGCTCGACACACAGGTAAAGACAAG gttcaGCTGAAGCCGCTGGTCCCTTACACACACCGTGAGAAGGTGGAGTATAGTGTCGCCGCCGAGAGAAGGAGGATGAGGCTGTTGCATGTCGACATCATGAAAGATCTGCTGAGTGACACTACTTTCCAGGCGGGCCTTAGCGAGGGCGTGTGTG AGGGccaggatgaggaggaagaagtACCGACTGAGAAAACCCGAGTAGAGAGTGTAGAGCTGGCTCTGCCCACACACGCCAACCACCAGGTGAACACGTTCGGAGGCCAGATCATGGCGTGGATGGAAAACGTAGCCACCATTGCTGCCAG CCGGTTATGCCACGCCCACCCGACCCTGAGGACTATAGACATGTTCCACTTCAGAGGACCATCTCAAGTCGGAGACCGCGTGATCCTGAAAGCCATCGTCAACAACACTTTCAAGAACAG TATggaggtgggtgtgtgtgcagaggCGTATCAGGGGGAGGAGCCTCTGAGACACATTAACAGTGCGTTTATGACATTTGAGGTGTTGGATGAGgaggacaggccacgcccactacCCCGAATACGACCCGAACCGCTG GATGGAAAAAGGAGATACCAAGAGGCGATTGCCAGAAAGAAGATTCGACTCGACAG AAAATACATCATCTCCTGTAAGCATACTGAAGTGCCCTTGTCTGTCCCCTGGGACCCCAGTAACCAG GTGTATCTGAGCTACAATAACGTGTTTGCGCTCAAGATGTTAGCGGCCAGAAACAACTGGGTTCTCAGTTCTAAGAAGAACAAC GTGAGTCTGTACACTCTGGAGGAGAATCAGAGCCTTTGTGTCAGGGTTGAATCGGAGGTGAACGTTCCGGCAGCGAGAGCTTTCCTCCTGCTCTCAGATCTCAGCCGCAGGCCCGAATGGGATAAGCACTACAA ACAGTGCAAGCTCATCATCCCAGTCGATGACGATGATCTGATCTACCACGTTCTTGCTCCATCTGTGAGCGAAGGAGGAAAAGATCAGGATTTCATCCTGCTCGCCTCCAGGAGGCCACCGTGTGATGCTGG ggATCCATATGTTCTTGCTATACGTTCGGTCACTCTTCCCACACACCCTCCAACGGAGGACATGAACAGGGGGGAGATGCTTTGTGCAGGATTCACCATTTACGCTGTGTCCGAAAACGTATCAAAG ATCTCTTACTACAACCAGACCAATCCGGGCGTGTTGCCGTACATCGCCACGGACATCGCCGGACTCTCGTCCAGTTTCTGTTCCATCTTCTTTTCCTGCAGCCAGTACCTGATGGACAACAGAGTCGAACCTTCCGTCATCTCGACCACACCTCTGTAG